A single region of the Streptomyces sp. NBC_00236 genome encodes:
- a CDS encoding class I SAM-dependent methyltransferase, whose protein sequence is MVEHDALTTTREAYDAAARTYAELFGDELRDRPLDRAMLGAFAEHVRANGDGQVADLGCGPGHVTAHLDALGLSVFGVDASSAMIEAARHAHPDLRFDIGSMAALDIADGVLGGVLSRWSVIHTPPKELPGILAEFHRVLAPGGHLLIGFSASEGAARPTQVFDHAVAPAYRWWPDHLAASLRTAGLAETARMVREPQPADRRQFQEVYLLARKG, encoded by the coding sequence ATGGTCGAACACGATGCCCTCACGACGACCCGCGAGGCCTACGACGCCGCCGCCCGCACCTACGCCGAGCTGTTCGGCGACGAGTTGCGCGACCGGCCGCTGGACCGCGCGATGCTGGGCGCCTTCGCCGAGCACGTACGCGCGAACGGGGACGGGCAGGTCGCGGACCTGGGATGCGGACCCGGTCATGTCACCGCCCATCTGGACGCCCTGGGCCTTTCCGTGTTCGGAGTCGACGCGTCCTCCGCGATGATCGAAGCGGCGCGGCACGCCCATCCGGACCTGCGGTTCGACATCGGCTCCATGGCCGCGCTCGACATCGCCGACGGCGTGCTGGGCGGCGTTCTCTCCCGGTGGTCCGTCATCCACACACCTCCGAAGGAACTGCCCGGCATCCTGGCGGAATTCCACCGGGTCCTGGCCCCCGGCGGCCACCTGTTGATCGGTTTCTCCGCCAGTGAGGGCGCCGCGCGCCCGACGCAGGTCTTCGACCACGCGGTCGCGCCGGCCTACCGGTGGTGGCCCGATCACCTCGCCGCGTCGCTGCGCACGGCCGGGCTGGCCGAGACGGCCCGGATGGTGCGCGAGCCGCAGCCGGCCGACCGGCGGCAGTTCCAGGAGGTCTACCTGCTGGCCCGGAAGGGCTGA
- a CDS encoding flotillin family protein — protein sequence MSPVLIAIVGVVVLLFLLALAVITRYKVAGPSQAFIITGRRGKKSVDPVTGRSSIDNSGQKVVVGGGVFVVPFVQQKFTLDLSSRHIPVAVRGAVTLRGVKSHLEGVAIVKVGGSEDAIRAAAQRFLQQQDGIVGFTQEVLSGALRAIVGRMSVEDIIRDRAAFAGQVAEEAEASLSGQGLILDAFQIQDITTEGSYLEDLGRPEAARAKQEADIAEAIARRASEQARLKAAEEIAIAERTFYLKQAEIKAETEAAAAMAAAAGPLAEAARQQEVLTEQEKVAQRQAALTDRELDTRVRKPADAARYQAEQEAEARRIAQVKEAEADAERSRLTGQGEKLHRSALADAVRIEGEAEAAAIAARGSAEAEAMQKKADAFAQYGDAAVLQMLVEVLPQVVAKASEPLSAIDKLTVISTDGASQLSRTVTDNVAQGMELLSSTTGVDLAALLKNLKGAGPKAEVPAQQDTAAEPNGKIEISG from the coding sequence ATGAGTCCAGTCCTGATCGCCATCGTCGGAGTCGTCGTACTCCTGTTCCTGCTCGCCCTCGCCGTCATCACGCGCTACAAGGTCGCGGGACCCAGCCAGGCCTTCATCATCACCGGACGCCGCGGCAAGAAGTCCGTGGACCCGGTGACCGGACGGTCCAGCATCGACAACAGCGGCCAGAAGGTCGTCGTCGGCGGCGGCGTCTTCGTCGTCCCGTTCGTCCAGCAGAAGTTCACCCTGGACCTGTCCAGCCGGCACATCCCCGTCGCCGTGCGCGGGGCCGTCACCCTGCGCGGGGTCAAGTCCCACCTCGAAGGCGTCGCCATCGTCAAGGTCGGCGGCAGCGAGGATGCCATCCGGGCCGCCGCCCAGCGCTTCCTCCAGCAGCAGGACGGCATCGTCGGCTTCACCCAGGAAGTGCTCTCCGGTGCGCTGCGCGCCATCGTGGGCCGGATGTCGGTCGAGGACATCATCCGCGACCGGGCCGCGTTCGCCGGCCAGGTGGCGGAGGAGGCCGAGGCCAGCCTGTCCGGTCAGGGCCTGATCCTGGACGCCTTCCAGATCCAGGACATCACCACCGAGGGCTCGTACCTGGAGGACCTCGGCCGCCCCGAGGCCGCCCGCGCCAAGCAGGAGGCGGACATCGCGGAGGCGATCGCCCGTCGCGCCTCGGAGCAGGCCCGGCTGAAGGCCGCCGAGGAGATCGCCATCGCCGAGCGGACGTTCTACCTGAAGCAGGCCGAGATCAAGGCCGAGACGGAGGCCGCCGCGGCGATGGCCGCCGCAGCGGGTCCGCTCGCCGAGGCCGCCCGTCAGCAGGAAGTCCTCACCGAGCAGGAGAAGGTGGCCCAGCGTCAGGCCGCCCTGACCGACCGCGAGCTCGACACCAGGGTCCGCAAGCCCGCGGACGCCGCGCGCTACCAGGCCGAGCAGGAGGCGGAGGCCCGCCGCATCGCCCAGGTCAAGGAGGCCGAGGCGGACGCCGAGCGCTCCAGGCTGACCGGTCAGGGCGAGAAGCTGCACCGCTCGGCGCTCGCCGACGCCGTACGCATCGAGGGCGAGGCCGAGGCCGCCGCCATCGCCGCCCGGGGTTCGGCCGAGGCCGAGGCCATGCAGAAGAAGGCCGACGCCTTCGCACAGTACGGCGACGCGGCCGTCCTCCAGATGCTCGTCGAGGTGCTCCCGCAGGTCGTCGCCAAGGCCTCCGAGCCACTGAGCGCCATCGACAAGCTGACCGTGATCTCGACCGACGGCGCGAGCCAGCTGTCGCGCACGGTCACGGACAACGTCGCCCAGGGCATGGAGCTCCTCAGCTCCACCACGGGCGTCGACCTCGCCGCGCTGCTGAAGAACCTCAAGGGCGCGGGCCCGAAGGCGGAGGTCCCGGCCCAGCAGGACACCGCGGCCGAACCGAACGGCAAGATCGAGATCAGCGGCTGA
- a CDS encoding GNAT family N-acetyltransferase — protein sequence MPTFEITTASADDIRMMADWAHAEGWNPGLTDGQAFFAADPCGFLIGRLDGVPASCVSVVRYGSGFGFLGFYLTRPELRGRGYGSRIWATGTARLAGRNTGLDGVVAQQPNYRKSGFSPVWTNLRYEGLVPLDVAAPPGVTLADARTLPFGQVTAYDRRFFPAERDGFLAAWTTTPGRTALVALSEGEVQGLAVLRACRTSSRIGPLYAATPEIARALVSALAATDPSAPVAVDVPDVNPAAVRLAEELGLTPSFETARMYTGPAPDVDHSGLFGITSLELG from the coding sequence GTGCCGACATTCGAGATCACCACAGCAAGCGCGGACGACATCAGGATGATGGCGGACTGGGCCCATGCCGAGGGCTGGAACCCCGGGCTGACCGACGGTCAGGCGTTCTTCGCCGCCGATCCGTGCGGCTTCCTGATCGGCCGCCTCGACGGGGTGCCCGCCTCCTGTGTCTCCGTCGTCCGTTACGGCTCCGGCTTCGGCTTCCTGGGCTTCTATCTGACCCGCCCGGAACTGCGCGGCCGGGGATACGGGAGCCGGATCTGGGCCACCGGGACGGCCCGGCTGGCGGGGCGGAACACCGGCCTCGACGGAGTGGTCGCACAGCAGCCCAACTACCGGAAGTCCGGTTTCAGTCCGGTCTGGACGAACCTGCGGTACGAAGGGCTCGTCCCGCTCGACGTCGCAGCGCCGCCCGGCGTCACGCTGGCGGACGCCCGGACCCTGCCCTTCGGCCAGGTCACCGCGTACGACCGCCGGTTCTTCCCCGCGGAGCGCGACGGCTTCCTCGCGGCCTGGACGACCACGCCCGGGCGCACCGCGCTGGTCGCGCTGTCCGAGGGCGAGGTCCAGGGGCTCGCCGTGCTGCGCGCCTGCCGTACGTCCTCGCGCATCGGCCCGCTGTACGCGGCGACGCCCGAGATCGCCCGTGCCCTGGTGAGCGCGCTCGCGGCCACCGATCCGTCCGCGCCCGTCGCCGTGGACGTACCCGACGTGAATCCGGCGGCGGTGCGGCTGGCCGAAGAGCTGGGGCTCACCCCGTCGTTCGAGACGGCCCGCATGTACACCGGCCCGGCGCCGGACGTCGATCACAGCGGGCTGTTCGGCATCACCAGCCTCGAACTGGGGTGA
- a CDS encoding peroxiredoxin, with translation MGSSPQIGQQIQDFTLPGGVLDGDSFGRRDYTLSAARGRALVLAFYPGDNTAVCTKQLCSYSSGMETFEGLDAEVWGISPQDVDSHESFARAHRLRMPLLADTGRTTARTFGVAAPGIGVRRAVFLIDAEGVLRWKHVALLGATFQSLDTLSARLSGMGNS, from the coding sequence ATGGGATCCTCACCCCAGATCGGCCAGCAGATCCAGGACTTCACGCTCCCGGGAGGCGTCCTGGACGGGGACTCCTTCGGACGCCGCGACTACACGCTCTCCGCCGCACGTGGCCGCGCCCTCGTCCTCGCCTTCTACCCCGGCGACAACACGGCCGTGTGCACCAAGCAGCTCTGCTCGTACTCCTCGGGCATGGAGACCTTCGAAGGGCTCGACGCGGAGGTCTGGGGGATCAGCCCGCAGGACGTGGACAGCCACGAGTCGTTCGCCCGCGCCCACCGGCTGCGGATGCCGCTCCTTGCGGACACCGGCCGCACGACGGCCCGGACGTTCGGAGTGGCGGCGCCCGGGATCGGGGTGCGGCGCGCGGTGTTCCTGATCGACGCCGAGGGGGTGCTCCGCTGGAAGCACGTGGCACTGCTCGGTGCCACCTTCCAGTCGCTGGACACCCTGTCCGCGCGTTTGTCCGGCATGGGTAACAGCTAG
- a CDS encoding cation:proton antiporter regulatory subunit, whose amino-acid sequence MGTHRTTLPGVGVQYDYTTESGQHISVVVHHDGRRFIGFYDQDDPDSCKLSVPLTPQEATGLAHLIDAAPIDAVRTEGIDLVTEHIPLGTRSPYGGRLLGDTRARTRTGASIVAVLRTHSAHPSPGPDFRLAIGDTLVAVGTREGVDTLSEIIAEG is encoded by the coding sequence ATGGGAACCCACCGCACCACACTGCCCGGAGTCGGTGTGCAGTACGACTACACCACCGAGTCCGGCCAGCACATCTCCGTCGTCGTCCACCACGACGGGCGCCGGTTCATCGGCTTCTACGACCAGGACGACCCCGATTCCTGCAAACTCTCCGTACCCCTGACTCCACAGGAGGCGACCGGCCTCGCCCACCTCATCGACGCGGCGCCGATCGACGCCGTGCGGACCGAGGGCATCGACCTGGTCACCGAGCACATCCCGCTCGGGACGCGCTCCCCGTACGGCGGCCGGCTGCTCGGGGACACCCGGGCGCGGACCCGGACCGGGGCCTCCATCGTGGCGGTGCTGCGGACCCACAGCGCGCATCCGTCACCCGGGCCGGACTTCCGGCTCGCCATCGGGGACACGCTCGTCGCCGTCGGTACGAGGGAGGGCGTCGACACGCTCTCCGAGATCATTGCGGAGGGCTGA
- a CDS encoding MarR family winged helix-turn-helix transcriptional regulator: protein MAAHEQSSEERPSAPGRDDVDAVTRAVLTASRLLVAVAARSLATVEDRVTLPQFRLLVVLATHGDAKLVSLAERLGVNPSTAMRMVDRLIAAGLAERQVNPANRRETSLRVTSGGFRLVEDVTSARRREVAAIVERLAPEQRTALIEALTAFTAAGGEPAVPGGGADAYPLGWAPDLPAPGETLEEPPRETSEEPPEQTA, encoded by the coding sequence ATGGCCGCGCACGAACAGTCCTCTGAGGAACGACCGTCCGCCCCGGGCCGGGACGATGTCGACGCGGTGACGCGCGCGGTGCTCACGGCGTCGCGGCTGCTGGTGGCGGTGGCCGCCCGCTCACTGGCGACGGTCGAGGACCGGGTGACGCTGCCCCAGTTCCGGCTGCTCGTGGTGCTCGCCACGCACGGGGACGCCAAGCTGGTCTCGCTCGCCGAACGCCTGGGGGTGAACCCGTCGACCGCGATGCGCATGGTGGACCGGCTGATCGCCGCCGGTCTGGCGGAACGGCAGGTCAACCCGGCCAACCGCCGGGAGACCTCACTGCGGGTGACCTCCGGGGGCTTCCGGCTGGTGGAGGACGTCACCTCCGCCCGCCGCCGCGAGGTCGCCGCCATCGTCGAACGCCTCGCGCCGGAGCAGCGCACCGCGCTGATCGAGGCGCTGACGGCGTTCACCGCGGCGGGCGGCGAACCGGCCGTGCCCGGGGGCGGCGCGGATGCCTACCCCCTGGGCTGGGCACCCGACCTCCCCGCCCCCGGGGAGACCCTTGAGGAGCCCCCTCGGGAGACCTCTGAGGAGCCCCCCGAGCAGACCGCTTAA
- a CDS encoding TetR/AcrR family transcriptional regulator encodes MDIKPRPAGPRAEAKRQAIVKAAREAFLRDGFGVGMDTIAAGAGVSKVTVYNHFGSKEALFTAVIAGALDEPLGGASATALAALADAPDLRAAFVEAARTWVASVRGNADVIALRNLVATELHRFPEIAQAWQGHGPEGHHPAVAEALRELAGRGRLVVPDLETAIIQLYALLVFPHLVFGSYGTTIDDAATDRLITHGVDMFLGYYAPPVPPDA; translated from the coding sequence ATGGACATCAAGCCCCGCCCCGCAGGACCCCGCGCCGAGGCCAAGCGGCAGGCCATCGTGAAGGCGGCCCGCGAGGCGTTCCTCCGGGACGGGTTCGGCGTCGGCATGGACACCATCGCCGCCGGGGCGGGCGTCTCGAAGGTGACCGTCTACAACCACTTCGGCAGCAAGGAAGCGCTGTTCACCGCGGTCATCGCGGGCGCGCTCGACGAACCGCTCGGCGGCGCGTCCGCGACGGCGCTCGCCGCCCTCGCGGACGCCCCCGACCTGCGGGCCGCGTTCGTCGAAGCGGCCCGCACCTGGGTGGCGTCCGTGCGCGGCAACGCGGATGTGATCGCCCTGCGCAATCTGGTGGCCACCGAACTGCACCGCTTCCCGGAGATCGCGCAGGCCTGGCAGGGCCACGGGCCCGAGGGCCACCACCCCGCCGTCGCCGAAGCCCTGCGCGAACTGGCGGGCCGCGGCCGGCTGGTCGTCCCCGACCTGGAGACGGCGATCATCCAGCTGTACGCACTGCTGGTCTTCCCGCACCTGGTCTTCGGCTCGTACGGCACGACGATCGACGACGCCGCCACCGACCGGCTGATCACCCACGGCGTGGACATGTTCCTGGGCTATTACGCCCCGCCCGTGCCGCCCGACGCGTAG
- a CDS encoding alpha/beta hydrolase has translation MTQPRPPAAAVLLLHGGRETGLGVPPPGPFNLPAVRMRPFARVLRGALPGEVLVRAVRYRHRGWNGDRSDPLHDAVRALDVLRSTAGEVPVVLLGHSMGGRAALAAAGHPLVRGVVGLAPWCPPGDRTAQLAGRDVVLVHGTDDRVTKPAESRALTERARKGGARTCLVTVPGGDHAMLRRAGAWHRLTAALVAGLLDRTPLPGPVAEALRLPPGATADEGTVDLDRVLRPGGPR, from the coding sequence ATGACGCAACCACGCCCGCCGGCGGCCGCGGTACTCCTGCTGCACGGCGGCCGGGAGACCGGTCTCGGGGTGCCGCCGCCCGGCCCGTTCAACCTGCCCGCGGTGCGGATGCGGCCGTTCGCGCGCGTCCTGCGGGGCGCGCTGCCCGGCGAGGTGCTGGTGCGGGCGGTCCGGTACCGGCACCGGGGGTGGAACGGGGACCGGTCGGATCCGCTGCACGACGCCGTGCGCGCCCTGGACGTGCTGCGGAGTACGGCGGGCGAGGTCCCGGTCGTGCTGCTCGGGCACTCGATGGGCGGCCGGGCCGCGCTGGCCGCCGCCGGGCATCCGCTGGTACGGGGCGTGGTCGGCCTCGCCCCGTGGTGCCCGCCGGGCGACCGGACCGCCCAGCTCGCCGGACGGGACGTCGTCCTGGTGCACGGCACGGACGACCGGGTCACGAAGCCGGCGGAGTCCCGCGCGCTCACCGAACGGGCCAGGAAGGGCGGCGCCCGGACCTGTCTGGTCACCGTGCCGGGCGGGGACCACGCGATGCTCCGGCGCGCCGGAGCCTGGCACCGCCTGACGGCCGCTCTGGTCGCCGGGCTGCTGGACCGTACGCCGCTGCCCGGCCCCGTCGCCGAGGCGTTGCGACTGCCTCCGGGGGCCACGGCCGACGAGGGGACGGTGGACCTGGACCGGGTGCTCCGCCCCGGCGGGCCGCGGTAG
- a CDS encoding SpoIIE family protein phosphatase yields MPVDAHADIPSPLDIVALAALIDGTTAGVGVLDTRLRYLYVNPALERLNGVPAVAHLGRTVSEVLPEVDAREDLMRAVLADGRAREITSSGRTPAASGTATRYWHGAYHRLEVSGRVVGIAGIVLEVMASDEDQRLLAQAQRHLNLLDAASTRIGTTLDMDTTCAELVDLVVPGLADYATVEVFPRDVAPPVRPAPPGVVRLRRAAVTAVPWLRERVAPFGGPGDYVDYQETAAVPRCLAANQPVVENLTDDEQLGRSAPSPERVAAYRALGMHSAVIVPVAVRSEPIGILGLVRAGDSPVFTDEDVVIARELAGRVAVDLDHARRFTHEHTIALELQRSLLSEPRPPHPHIEIATRYLPADRSVLVGGDWFDVIPLPDGRHLKAMGDVMGHGVEAAVAMSHYRSLLRLLADEELPPHRILEQLDRMVERSGLDRAATCLLAVVDRAGGLCELSSAGHLPPVLIDPGPGGTWLADVPAGPPLGTGFGGYRTTRVECGPGTVLFMYTDGLVERRGEDIDVSVGRLGELRLPASGDLEELLDAVLERFGPGAEDDIAVMASRSRWVQGGDGVTD; encoded by the coding sequence TTGCCGGTCGATGCGCACGCCGACATCCCGTCGCCGCTCGACATCGTGGCGCTCGCGGCCCTCATCGACGGCACCACGGCCGGGGTGGGCGTCCTCGACACCCGGCTGCGCTACCTCTACGTGAACCCGGCCCTCGAACGGCTCAACGGCGTCCCGGCCGTCGCCCATCTGGGCCGTACGGTCTCCGAGGTGCTTCCCGAGGTCGACGCGCGCGAGGACCTGATGCGCGCGGTCCTCGCCGACGGCCGGGCGCGCGAGATCACCTCCAGCGGCCGGACCCCCGCCGCGTCCGGCACCGCCACGCGCTACTGGCACGGGGCCTACCACCGGCTGGAGGTGTCCGGCCGGGTCGTGGGCATCGCCGGGATCGTCCTGGAGGTCATGGCATCCGACGAGGACCAGCGGCTGCTCGCCCAGGCGCAGCGCCACCTGAATCTCCTGGACGCCGCGAGCACCCGGATCGGCACCACCCTCGACATGGACACCACCTGCGCCGAACTCGTCGACCTCGTCGTCCCGGGGCTCGCCGACTACGCCACCGTCGAGGTCTTCCCCCGGGACGTCGCCCCGCCGGTGCGCCCCGCACCACCGGGGGTGGTCCGGCTGCGGCGGGCCGCAGTCACGGCGGTGCCGTGGCTGCGCGAACGGGTGGCCCCGTTCGGCGGGCCCGGCGACTACGTCGACTACCAGGAGACCGCGGCCGTACCGCGCTGCCTGGCCGCCAACCAGCCCGTCGTCGAGAACCTCACCGACGACGAGCAGCTCGGCCGCTCCGCGCCCTCGCCCGAACGGGTCGCCGCCTACCGGGCCCTCGGCATGCACTCCGCCGTCATCGTGCCGGTCGCCGTGCGCAGCGAGCCGATCGGCATCCTCGGCCTGGTACGCGCCGGCGACTCGCCCGTCTTCACGGACGAGGACGTGGTGATCGCCCGGGAGCTCGCCGGCCGGGTCGCCGTCGACCTCGACCACGCGCGCCGCTTCACCCATGAGCACACCATCGCGCTGGAGCTCCAGCGCTCCCTGCTCTCCGAGCCGCGCCCGCCGCATCCGCACATCGAGATCGCCACCCGCTACCTGCCGGCCGACCGGAGCGTGCTGGTCGGTGGCGACTGGTTCGACGTCATCCCGCTGCCGGACGGCCGCCACCTCAAGGCGATGGGCGATGTGATGGGGCACGGCGTCGAGGCGGCCGTCGCGATGAGCCACTACCGCTCGCTGCTGCGGCTCCTGGCCGATGAGGAACTGCCGCCGCACCGCATCCTGGAGCAGCTCGACCGGATGGTCGAACGGTCCGGGCTCGACCGGGCGGCGACCTGTCTGCTGGCCGTGGTCGACCGGGCCGGCGGGCTCTGCGAGCTGTCGAGCGCCGGCCATCTGCCGCCCGTCCTCATCGATCCGGGGCCGGGCGGGACCTGGCTGGCCGACGTGCCGGCGGGCCCGCCGCTGGGCACCGGCTTCGGCGGCTACCGGACGACGAGGGTGGAGTGCGGACCGGGAACCGTGCTGTTCATGTACACCGACGGACTGGTGGAGCGGCGCGGCGAGGACATCGATGTGTCCGTCGGCAGGCTCGGCGAACTGCGCCTGCCGGCGAGCGGCGACCTGGAGGAGCTTCTGGACGCGGTGCTCGAACGGTTCGGCCCGGGCGCCGAGGACGACATCGCGGTGATGGCCTCACGGTCCCGGTGGGTCCAGGGCGGCGACGGTGTGACGGACTGA
- a CDS encoding cation:proton antiporter has protein sequence MHDTTALLVELGSVILGLGIIGRFAGRVGLSPIPLYLLAGLAFGEGGLLPLGASEEFTAVGAEIGVILLLLLLGLEYSASELVTSLKTQYPSGAVDFVLNATPGAVAALLLGWGPVGAVALAGVTWISSSGVIAKVLADLGRLGNRETPVILGVLVIEDLSMAVYLPLLTAMLAGVGFAGGSIALLVALGTVGFVLYLALRHGRLISRAVSSDNPEMLLLVVLGLTVLVAGVAQQLQVSAAVGAFLVGIALSGEVAEGARKLLTPLRDLFAAVFFVFFGLSTDPAEIPPVLLPAALLAVVTVFTKIATGWYAARRAGIGSRGRWRAGGTLVARGEFSIVIAGLAVATEPRIGPIATAYVLILVIVGPLTARWTQPAVEQIRKWRGKDDGTAGRTGTGPAARVPAAKEEPKTEPELAASADTP, from the coding sequence GTGCACGACACGACCGCACTGCTGGTGGAGCTCGGCTCCGTCATCCTGGGACTCGGCATCATCGGCCGGTTCGCCGGCCGCGTAGGACTCTCGCCCATCCCGCTGTACCTGCTGGCCGGGCTCGCCTTCGGCGAGGGCGGGCTGCTGCCCCTCGGGGCGAGCGAGGAGTTCACCGCCGTGGGCGCCGAGATCGGCGTCATCCTGCTGCTGCTCCTGCTGGGCCTCGAATACAGCGCCTCCGAACTCGTCACCAGTCTGAAGACCCAGTACCCCTCCGGCGCCGTGGACTTCGTCCTCAACGCGACCCCCGGCGCCGTCGCGGCGCTGCTGCTCGGCTGGGGACCGGTGGGGGCCGTGGCCCTGGCCGGGGTCACCTGGATCTCCTCGTCCGGGGTGATCGCCAAGGTCCTCGCGGACCTGGGCCGGCTCGGCAACCGGGAGACGCCCGTCATCCTCGGGGTGCTGGTCATCGAGGACCTGTCGATGGCCGTCTACCTGCCGCTGCTCACCGCGATGCTCGCCGGCGTCGGCTTCGCCGGAGGCAGCATCGCGCTGCTCGTCGCGCTCGGCACCGTCGGCTTCGTGCTCTACCTGGCGCTGCGCCACGGGCGGCTGATCAGCCGGGCGGTGTCCTCCGACAACCCGGAGATGCTGCTGCTCGTCGTGCTCGGCCTGACCGTGCTGGTCGCCGGTGTGGCCCAGCAGCTGCAGGTCTCGGCGGCCGTCGGGGCGTTCCTCGTCGGCATCGCGCTCTCCGGTGAGGTCGCGGAGGGCGCGCGCAAGCTGCTGACCCCGCTGCGGGACCTCTTCGCCGCCGTGTTCTTCGTGTTCTTCGGGCTCTCCACCGATCCTGCGGAGATTCCGCCGGTGCTGCTGCCGGCCGCGCTGCTGGCCGTCGTCACCGTCTTCACCAAGATCGCCACCGGCTGGTACGCGGCCCGGCGGGCCGGCATCGGATCGCGCGGGCGCTGGCGGGCGGGCGGCACGCTCGTGGCCCGTGGCGAGTTCTCCATCGTCATCGCCGGACTGGCCGTGGCCACCGAGCCCCGGATCGGGCCGATCGCCACCGCGTACGTCCTCATCCTCGTCATCGTGGGCCCGCTCACCGCGCGCTGGACCCAGCCGGCGGTCGAGCAGATCCGGAAATGGCGCGGCAAGGACGACGGTACGGCCGGCAGGACCGGAACAGGCCCCGCCGCAAGGGTGCCCGCCGCGAAGGAGGAGCCGAAGACCGAGCCGGAGCTGGCCGCGTCCGCGGACACTCCTTAA
- a CDS encoding MFS transporter yields MTHDTASKSAAHGDSPPHGHYPAAVRRPGTVLALICAAQFMLVLDVTVVNVALPGMAADLHLDRAALTWVVTAYTLCFGGLMLLGGRLADVLGARRTLMAGLAVFTAASLVSGLAGSAPVLIGGRIAQGAGAALLSPAALSLVTTSFHGPARSRALGVWAAIGGTGSAIGVLVGGALAAGPGWSWVFYVNVPVGLVLLAALPVFVPPRAPRPSAGTARLDVPGAVLVTAGTGALIYGLVKAGDGGWGAPATLLPLAAAVVLYAGFAAIERMVREPLMDLRMFTRRPVLAGAFLMLIATGLLIAFFFLGSVYLQHGRGFGAMRTGLVFLPVAVAVGAGAHLGSRLVTSAGSRATAVGGMLIATAACVPLTRIDGDSSVYGVLLPGLAVAAFGLGAVFVTATTTALGMVAHEEAGLASGVVNTFHEVGGSIGVAVVSTVAAAGIGGAAGAAGGFADAFLVCAVAAGGCAVVSAALVPPGKPETGGAMPLH; encoded by the coding sequence ATGACACATGACACTGCCTCGAAGAGCGCCGCACACGGCGACAGCCCCCCGCACGGGCACTACCCGGCCGCCGTCCGCAGGCCCGGGACGGTGCTCGCGCTCATCTGCGCAGCCCAGTTCATGCTGGTGCTCGACGTCACCGTGGTGAACGTCGCGCTGCCCGGCATGGCCGCCGACCTGCACCTCGACCGCGCCGCGCTGACCTGGGTCGTCACCGCGTACACCCTCTGCTTCGGTGGCCTGATGCTGCTCGGCGGACGTCTCGCCGACGTCCTGGGCGCCCGCCGTACCCTGATGGCGGGCCTCGCCGTCTTCACCGCCGCCTCGCTGGTCTCCGGGCTCGCCGGCAGCGCCCCGGTGCTGATCGGCGGCCGGATCGCGCAGGGCGCGGGCGCCGCCCTGCTGTCACCGGCGGCGCTCTCGCTCGTCACCACGTCGTTCCACGGCCCCGCCCGCAGCAGGGCGCTCGGGGTGTGGGCCGCGATCGGCGGTACCGGATCGGCCATCGGGGTACTGGTGGGCGGCGCCCTGGCCGCCGGGCCCGGGTGGAGCTGGGTCTTCTACGTCAACGTGCCCGTCGGGCTGGTCCTGCTGGCCGCCCTCCCCGTCTTCGTCCCGCCGCGCGCACCGCGACCCTCGGCCGGCACGGCCCGGCTCGATGTGCCCGGGGCGGTGCTCGTCACTGCCGGAACCGGTGCGCTGATCTACGGACTGGTCAAGGCCGGGGACGGTGGCTGGGGCGCTCCAGCCACCCTGCTGCCGCTCGCCGCCGCCGTGGTGCTGTACGCGGGGTTCGCGGCGATCGAACGGATGGTCCGGGAGCCGCTCATGGACCTGCGCATGTTCACCCGTCGCCCGGTGCTCGCCGGGGCGTTCCTGATGCTGATCGCCACCGGACTGCTGATCGCCTTCTTCTTCCTCGGCTCCGTCTACCTCCAGCACGGCCGCGGCTTCGGGGCCATGCGGACCGGCCTCGTCTTCCTGCCGGTGGCGGTCGCCGTCGGCGCGGGCGCGCACCTGGGCTCGCGGCTCGTCACGTCGGCGGGGAGCCGGGCCACCGCGGTCGGCGGGATGCTGATCGCCACCGCCGCCTGCGTCCCGCTCACCCGGATCGACGGGGACAGCAGCGTGTACGGGGTGCTGCTGCCGGGTCTCGCGGTGGCCGCGTTCGGGCTCGGGGCGGTGTTCGTCACCGCCACCACGACGGCCCTGGGCATGGTCGCGCACGAGGAGGCCGGGCTCGCGTCCGGCGTGGTCAACACCTTCCACGAGGTGGGCGGGTCGATCGGTGTCGCGGTCGTGTCCACGGTGGCCGCCGCGGGAATCGGCGGCGCGGCGGGCGCGGCGGGCGGCTTCGCGGACGCGTTCCTCGTGTGCGCGGTGGCGGCGGGCGGCTGCGCGGTGGTGTCCGCGGCGCTGGTGCCCCCGGGGAAGCCGGAGACCGGGGGCGCGATGCCCTTGCACTGA